A region from the Pseudonocardia petroleophila genome encodes:
- a CDS encoding NADH-quinone oxidoreductase subunit C has protein sequence MTADDTTGTSKDGAEPTGGQQSSAEESGVDRDAQRAAGGTTPTAGEPEQAAVDAEGAEVGLTGASAEGGTRLAPARAREGMFGVSGTGDTSGFGGLRLPGYAPAPAERPYGGWFDEFADDLAEALVERGVPAGAIQQTTVDRGEITLYVQRERILDLCRTLRDDEGLRYELCSSISGVDYGEGVSQRLHVVYHLTSMTYRRRIRLEVALDVDDARLPSVVEVYPTADWHERETWDMFGVIFDGHPALTRILMPDDWDGHPQRKDYPLGGIPVEYKGAEIPPPDERRSYS, from the coding sequence GTGACGGCCGACGACACCACGGGCACCTCCAAGGACGGCGCCGAGCCCACCGGCGGCCAGCAGTCCTCGGCCGAGGAGAGCGGCGTCGACCGCGACGCCCAGCGCGCCGCGGGCGGCACCACCCCGACGGCGGGCGAGCCCGAGCAGGCCGCCGTCGACGCCGAGGGTGCCGAGGTCGGCCTCACCGGTGCCTCCGCCGAGGGCGGCACCCGCCTGGCGCCCGCGCGCGCCCGCGAGGGCATGTTCGGCGTCTCCGGCACCGGCGACACCTCCGGCTTCGGCGGCCTGCGCCTGCCCGGCTACGCCCCGGCCCCGGCCGAGCGCCCCTACGGCGGCTGGTTCGACGAGTTCGCCGACGACCTCGCCGAGGCGCTCGTCGAGCGCGGGGTGCCCGCCGGCGCGATCCAGCAGACCACCGTCGACCGCGGCGAGATCACCCTCTACGTCCAGCGCGAGCGCATCCTCGACCTCTGCCGCACCCTGCGCGACGACGAGGGCCTGCGCTACGAGCTGTGCAGCTCGATCTCCGGGGTCGACTACGGCGAGGGCGTCAGCCAGCGGCTGCACGTCGTCTACCACCTGACGTCGATGACCTACCGGCGCCGCATCCGCCTGGAGGTCGCGCTCGACGTCGACGACGCGCGGCTGCCCAGCGTCGTCGAGGTCTACCCCACGGCCGACTGGCACGAGCGCGAGACCTGGGACATGTTCGGCGTGATCTTCGACGGTCACCCCGCGCTGACCCGGATCCTCATGCCCGACGACTGGGACGGCCACCCCCAGCGCAAGGACTATCCCCTCGGCGGCATCCCCGTCGAGTACAAGGGTGCGGAGATCCCGCCTCCCGACGAGAGGCGGTCGTACTCGTGA
- a CDS encoding NADH-quinone oxidoreductase subunit A, giving the protein MLDPYLPLVLMFALAGAFALFSVVSAPYIGPRRYNRAKLDAYECGIEPSPQPVVGGGRMPVAYYLTAMLFILFDIELVFLYPYAVVSDSLGLFGLVAIVLYIATIAFAYVYEWRRGGLEWN; this is encoded by the coding sequence GCTGATGTTCGCCCTGGCCGGTGCGTTCGCGCTGTTCTCGGTGGTGTCGGCGCCCTACATCGGCCCACGGCGCTACAACCGCGCCAAGCTGGACGCCTACGAGTGCGGCATCGAGCCGTCGCCGCAGCCCGTGGTGGGCGGCGGCCGGATGCCGGTCGCCTACTACCTCACGGCGATGCTGTTCATCCTGTTCGACATCGAGCTGGTCTTCCTCTACCCGTACGCGGTCGTGTCCGATTCGCTGGGCCTGTTCGGCCTGGTCGCGATCGTCCTGTACATCGCAACCATCGCGTTCGCCTACGTCTACGAATGGCGTCGTGGCGGACTGGAGTGGAACTGA
- a CDS encoding NuoB/complex I 20 kDa subunit family protein, with protein sequence MGLEENLPSGVLLTSVEKLVNWTRKSSLWPATFGLACCAIEMMTTGAPRYDLARFGMEVFRASPRQADLMIVAGRVSNKMAPVLRQIYDQMPEPRWVLAMGVCASSGGMFNNYAIVQGVDHVVPVDMYLPGCPPRPEMLMDAILKIHAKIMDEPLGAKRAAELAESGYKTPMIPSSVKYATTKKAPKTADTIEAAK encoded by the coding sequence ATGGGTCTCGAAGAGAACCTGCCCAGCGGCGTCCTGCTGACCAGTGTCGAGAAGCTGGTCAACTGGACCCGCAAGTCCTCGCTGTGGCCCGCCACCTTCGGGCTGGCGTGCTGCGCGATCGAGATGATGACGACCGGGGCGCCGCGCTACGACCTCGCGCGCTTCGGCATGGAGGTCTTCCGCGCGTCGCCGCGCCAGGCCGACCTGATGATCGTCGCCGGCCGGGTCAGCAACAAGATGGCCCCGGTCCTGCGCCAGATCTACGACCAGATGCCCGAGCCGCGCTGGGTGCTCGCGATGGGCGTGTGCGCCAGCTCCGGCGGCATGTTCAACAACTACGCGATCGTGCAGGGCGTCGACCACGTCGTGCCCGTCGACATGTACCTCCCCGGCTGCCCGCCGCGCCCGGAGATGCTGATGGACGCGATCCTCAAGATCCACGCCAAGATCATGGACGAGCCGCTGGGCGCCAAGCGCGCCGCCGAGCTGGCCGAGAGCGGGTACAAGACCCCGATGATCCCGTCGTCGGTCAAGTACGCGACCACGAAGAAGGCACCGAAGACGGCCGACACGATCGAGGCGGCGAAGTGA